The Elgaria multicarinata webbii isolate HBS135686 ecotype San Diego chromosome 4, rElgMul1.1.pri, whole genome shotgun sequence genome contains a region encoding:
- the GTF2A1L gene encoding TFIIA-alpha and beta-like factor — MARGNPVPKFYKSVIDDVIECVQDVFVEEGVDEQVLKELKRRWEAKVMQSKATEGFFQHSHILPQFMLHLSPNCNQPLQTSTGRSLVSLSRECFAAGRGIRQFTAPTSTAAAELGTSRAGAAILTLPSGLAYPIQIPAGVTLQTTSGQLYKVNMPMVVTQASGGGTVLQNPVQQIFHQLGRQPLVPPSAVQANTLSLRAAGRESLQAPKPAASEQMGMREKALRGAAVMQEAVGSQGKAATGTLVSQRPSSSPEPPRNANVQMATPALKTPEADHTMEGTAGSLSDGGDLAVNLEQPLDPDDIIELIIMGNELDDGALLADESNLPFAEQLDTNVQMESQKDMANDLSQIIQLDGTGDDSPKGEIGSPRDGDEEELIGIIDAEDLKVLDEEEEEGENSTSDNQSLSSTSDTDDPLVDITEEDPLNSGDDVSEQETPDVFDTDNIIVCQYDKVQRSKNRWKFYLKDGVLCFAGKDYVFSKAFGDAEW, encoded by the exons ATGGCTCGGGGCAACCCAGTG CCTAAATTCTACAAATCAGTTATTGACGACGTGATCGAATGCGTCCAGGATGTCTTTGTGGAAGAAGGCGTCGACGAACAAGTCCTGAAAGAGCTGAAGCGG CGCTGGGAAGCAAAAGTGATGCAGTCCAAAGCAACAGAAGGCTTCTTCCAGCACAGTCACATTTTGCCGCAGTTCATGTTGCACCTGTCTCCCAACTGCAACCAACCCCTGCAGACATCAACAGGTCGATCACTGGTTTCTCTCAGCAGGGAAT GTTTTGCTGCTGGAAGAGGAATTCGTCAGTTTACTGCTCCTACATcaacagcagctgctgaactG GGCACTTCCAGAGCTGGTGCTGCAATCCTTACTCTGCCTTCAGGCCTCGCCTATCCTATCCAAATACCTGCTGGAGTGACTCTGCAGACAACCTCTG ggcAGCTGTACAAAGTCAACATGCCCATGGTGGTCACCCAGGCCTCAGGAGGTGGGACGGTCCTCCAGAATCCCGTTCAGCAAATATTCCATCAGCTGGGCCGGCAGCCCTTGGTGCCTCCGTCTGCGGTGCAGGCGAACACCTTGTCTCTTCGAGCAGCCGGAAGGGAAAGCCTGCAGGCCCCGAAGCCTGCTGCATCCGAGCAAATGGGGATGCGAGAGAAGGCCTTGCGTGGGGCTGCTGTCATGCAGGAGGCTGTTGGGAGCCAGGGGAAAGCTGCAACGGGGACTCTGGTAAGCCAGCGGCCATCTAGTTCCCCGGAACCCCCCCGGAACGCCAATGTCCAAATGGCGACTCCTGCCTTGAAGACGCCTGAAGCTGATCACACCATGGAAGGGACGGCAGGCAGCTTGTCCGATGGGGGAGATTTGGCTGTGAATCTTGAACAGCCGCTGGATCCTGATGATATAATTGAGCTGATAATTATGGGCAATGAGTTGGATGACGGTGCCCTCCTGGCTGACGAATCCAACCTGCCCTTTGCTGAACAG TTAGACACCAATGTGCAGATGGAGTCTCAGAAGGATATGGCCAATGACCTGTCACAGATCATTCAGCTGGATGGAACAGGCGATGATTCACCCAAGGGCGAAATAGGAAGCCCAAGAGATGGAGATGAAGAGGAGCTCATTGGCATCATTGATGCTGAAGATCTGAAAGTCctagatgaagaggaggaagaaggtgaAAACAGTACTTCAGACAATCAGTCTCTTAGCAGCACTAGTGATACTGATGATCCCTTGGTTGACATCACTGAGGAG GACCCTTTAAATTCTGGTGACGACGTCAGTGAGCAGGAGACACCAGATGTCTTTGACACTGATAATATCATTGTATGCCAGTATGACAAG gTCCAGCGAAGTAAGAACAGATGGAAGTTTTACCTGAAAGATGGTGTGTTGTGCTTTGCAGGAAAGGACTacgttttttccaaagcctttggaGACGCGGAATGGTGA